From the genome of Apodemus sylvaticus unplaced genomic scaffold, mApoSyl1.1 scaffold_519, whole genome shotgun sequence:
CATGTGTCCTTTTGGTTGCCACTGCCACCTGCGGGTTGTTCAGTGTTCTGACTTGGGTGAGTCACTAGACAGGGTGAGCGGTGTACAGAGAAGCACAGGCTCCTGCCTGGGAAAGGAACACATGGGCTATCCTGTGAGGTGGCTTTCGAAtggtaggagtgggtaggttgcGTCACCACAGGCTGAGGTGTATGAGGGTGCTCAGAGCTCCTGCCTTTGTCccagtgtctttgtgtgtgtccgTATGCGTGTGTGTGCCAACCCCTTTACACCAGCTGTGACCACAGACTGGAGGAGCCAGGCTtatgctgatgatgatgatgccgGCCCCCAGGTCTGAAGACTGTGCCCAAGGAGATCTCACCTGACACCACACTGCTAGACCTGCAGAATAATGACATCTCTGAGCTCCGCAAGGATGACTTCAAAGGCCTCCAGCACCTCTATGTaagcctcctcctgcctcctgcctcctgcctcctgcctcctgcctcctgcctcctgcctcctgcctcctgcctcctgcctcctgcctcctgcctcctgcctcctgcctcctgcctcctgcctcctgccctttCTGAGGAGCCAGGAGGAGTTTGGTGTTCCTGTAGCTTGGAAGAGGAGTACTCACAAATGGGGCTAGGAAGAGAGGCTGGGAACCAATGGAGTCCTGAGATAAGTCTGGAGCTGGCTGTAATGAAAACACACAAAACTATGCATTATATGTGTGGGTACAAGACAAAATCTCTCAGGTCCCATTTTTTGACAGAAAGCTTTACATTTTGTTGACTCCTCTAAACACCACAGAAAGTGTATTCTATCATAGCTCTTAGAGAAACTGCCTAGCAAAGTATGCTAGGCAGTGATGGCATCACCAGGGAAGCTTGGAGCTAACCTCATCTTCTTGCCCTACATTCTACTCACCAACACAGACTGATCTCCATGAGACCAAAGTGGTTTGGATGTCTCTCAAGTGCCATCAGTAGCAAgtttaggaggcagagaaaaggggaGGTGTAGTGGGGGGCTTGGGTGCTCACCTTGGTTGCCTGCCCTGCTTTAGGCCCTGGTCTTGGTAAACAATAAGATCTCCAAGATCCATGAGAAGGCCTTTAGCCCTCTGAGGAAGCTGCAAAAACTCTACATCTCCAAGAACCACCTGGTGGAGATTCCTCCCAACCTGCCCAGCTCCCTGGTCGAGCTACGAATCCATGACAACCGTATCCGCAAAGTGCCCAAGGGCGTGTTCAGCGGGCTCCGGAACATGAATTGCATTGGTGAGACTAGTCTGTACCTTGGCATTAGGCAAAAACAAGGCAGGTAGAGGATATCTCTTTCAGCCATGGCAGCTGGGTCCTGTCCCATGTAGTCATGGAAAAGCCCTGTGTGTCTCAGAATGTTCCAGATGCTTGTTTCAGGACATGAGGGAAAAGACAGTGGTGGCTATAAAGGCTCAGTTGAAGAAAGAGTCTCAAAAATAGTCTAAAAGAAGATCAGTATCTTTCTGGGGGAAAAGCAATATGGGTAAAAGGAAGGTTTCTTCTTGCTTCTCAGCTCCCAGAGACCTTGAGCTAGTCATGTTAAATAGCTGGAATTTGTAGTTAGTTAGCTGTGCAAATTCATAACTTGCTTCCCATAAAGAAGTGGGAAGAGCCAGCAATCAGCAGAGCTCCAgtccagaaaagaacaggctCTGGTGGTGATTGGCTTCAGGGCTGACAGGCCTTCTCTCCCAGAGATGGGCGGGAATCCATTGGAGAACAGTGGCTTTGAACCAGGAGCCTTTGATGGCCTGAAGCTCAACTACCTGCgcatctcagaggccaagctcACTGGCATCCCCAAAGGTAGGAGAGCGTCAATTCCCAATCTCCAAAAGCATTGATGGGCCTTTCCCAGTATACTTGAGCAGGGTCCTTTTCCTGGAGCAGAGAATGGGCCTTCTATCTGCACCAGACTCTGCGCTTACCTCCCAGCATGTTCTCTTCTGGGTAGATCTCCCTGAGACCCCTGAATGAACTTCACCTGGACCACAACAAAATCCAGGCTATTGAGTTGGAGGACCTACTTCGCTACTCCAAGCTGTACAGGTGGAGTTGGGGTAGCCCCTGGGGCTTGCAGGGATCCATTAGCAAATGGGGCAGGAGGTTATAGGGTAGCACCCAGGTCCCCTGTGCTCTATCCCAGAGTCCTCCTCTCCCAGCCTCTGATGATCTCTAATTCATTTATCCTCAGGCTGGGCTTAGGCCACAATCAGATCCGGATGATTGAGAATGGGAGCCTGAGTTTTCTGCCTACCCTGAGGGAACTTCACTTGGACAACAACAAGCTGTCCCGGGTGCCTGCTGGTCTCCCAGATCTCAAGCTCCTCCAGGTGAGAGCTGGTTCTCCAAGACTAGGTAGGGTATTGTAGAAAGCCTATCTCTGCACCAGCTTCTTAACTGCCTGGATCCCCTGTCCCCCCTTTGTACAGGGGCAGAGGGTAGAGAACAGAACAAAACCTAGATTCTCTTCTAGGTCTCATGTACTCATCCAGGGCTCAGTGGAACAGTGTGTGCTTCCTATTTGTGTTTGGGGAAGGGGAGTCTCCTTCTGAGAGTTAGCTTCCAAACACGCGTGCAAACTAGGTCTTTCCCAACCTTACTCTggacctcaatttttttttttctcagatccATTCATAATGGTAGAAAGCACATTCATCCTCCTCTAGGGCAGCACAGCCCACACCAGGCTGAGAGCACCCTCTAGTGGCCAGTAACCTTTGTATCACCAGTGAGCTCTTAGCCTATGGCACCATCTTTCCTACACAGATATCGTGTCAGGATCAATGTTTGCTTCCTACCAAACacatcctccaccccacccatccCAACTCACCACTTGCTTATACACTTCGCTTGATCTCTTCATCCTGATCTGGGTCCAGCCAAACACCAGTACCCTAATCAGAACTTATACCCACTAACATGCTCCAGTATGCCCTCCTATCAACCCTGAGAAGAATCACCAGCTGATCTTCAAAGGATGACTATGAAATGACACTAAGAAGTGATTTATGGGATCCAATGTGAAGGAAGGTCTGACCTTTCTTATATCTACACTCCATCTTTCTTACAACTTACAGCACTTACCCAGGGTAGGACAGATTGGGATGGGTGGTCTCTGTCACTGATCCCTGGACAAAGTCCCAGATACATTCCCTCTGCCCCCCAGGTTGTCTATCTGCACTCCAACAACATCACCAAGGTGGGCATCAACGATTTCTGTCCCATGGGTTTCGGAGTCAAGAGGGCCTACTATAATGGCATCAGCCTCTTCAACAATCCTGTGCCCTACTGGGAAGTGCAGCCTGCGACGTTCCGCTGTGTCACTGACCGCCTGGCCATCCAATTTGGAAATTATAAGAAGTAGAGTCAGTGGTAGCCACCATGGTGGCCTTGGTGAGAGTCTCTGAGGAACATAGCCAGATGCTCCACAGAGGAAGGGAAGCAAAGAAGCAACACCTTTGTTCCCCAATATTAACTCACTGCCCCACCACAGCTTCCCCCTGGCTCCtaagcatgcatatatgcacatggcCTGGCCCCCTCACCCATTCCCCTCAGACTTTGAAATTGAACACTCATCCACCATGTCCACTCAGAGACTCCCTATAAATCTTTCTTCTTGCTCATCCTGAAACTCAGATGGTTATGGCAAGAGGGGCTAGCGtgtgttcctcctcttccttgcccATGTCTGACTTCCAGCTCTTCTGGGCTCTGCTTGCTGCCCTTATCCTCTGGTGTTCTCTCTTCAACAAGTTCACCaccatcccagcaaccacctggctCTACTAACTCCTGGATCATTCCTTCTCTCCAACCCTGCAATATTTCCTGCcacttttcttccttctgggCTTATTAATCTGTCCCCTGCCATCTCTGGATCTGGTTcatatctctctgtctttgtctctttctatATGCCTTTGACTAtatctctgtctgtttctatttctgtctctgtctctctgtctctgtgactctctgtctttgtatctgtcttctgacaccacacacacacacacacacacacacacacacacacacacacacacacactgatcgtCTGTCCCAGGCTGTTTTCTGCTTCACAGGTCTCTGGCCAGTCCCTGCACAAACAAATATGGGGCAACTATCTTCCTGATTGCCCTACCCAGCACTTGACCCCCAGCCCTGCAGGAAGCTGGAAGGTGGAGGCCAGAATCCTGTCCATATTGTCCAGGAAAGGGTCCATACTTTGCTATAAAGATGAGGATCAGGAAGCTTCCTAGCCCCTGGAGAGGCTCAGCAGGCCCCCAGAACCCCCAGAACCAGTTTGCATTCGCTCCTGCCCTCTCCCAAAGATGGCTAGGTTCCCTCCATTACCCCTGGGTCCCTGCTGTGGTAGGAGGTGGTGGTCAGTTGCACCCAGCATGAGGGAGTGCTGCTTATGAGGTCAGTTGTCTCTCAATTAAAAAACACTGTGCAATATGACTCTGTGTGTCACTTCTTTGGGACATCACTAAGCGTCAAGAAAAGAGCAGAGGTGAAGCAAGGGCCTCCTCAGGCCTCCTCAAGGGCTCTGCCTTTTCATGCCTAGTTTCCATCTTTATGCTTCCTCTTCATTGTTGCCCTTGCCCTTCTCACCCTCAGGTCCAGAACTATAAAAGCACATCCCAAATGACCAGACATAAGGCCTAGGCCCTATCTGCTTTCCCCTCCTTTTTTTGGTCCTTAAATCGCTTCAACTGTTCTTAAGCTGGACTCAAAAAGCAGACCACACATGAGGTGTCATCTGTCCTCCCAGAGTGGAGCATTTGTCAAGTTCCTGCTGGCTATGGGATACTAACGTAGGTCCCACTCTCTTCAGGATGAAAGCTTCAATACCCCAGCAGAGAGAATTCCATCTGCCTGTCTAGATGGAATTGAAGATAAAAGTAATGCCAAAAACACTGTTGTAGTCTGGGCTATGACTAGTACCTGTGCTAACACTAGgaaagggcagagaggaggagccTTTGGCCTTGGGCAGTATATTGGTACAACTACTTGGACCAACGTGGCTTGCTTTCCCAGTAGTACTACATAAATCCCTGAGAGATGAGAGCAAGTTGCAGCTAAATCCTGATGGAGGCTCCACTTTGGGCCCATAGAAGCATGCCCACTAGG
Proteins encoded in this window:
- the LOC127676108 gene encoding LOW QUALITY PROTEIN: biglycan-like (The sequence of the model RefSeq protein was modified relative to this genomic sequence to represent the inferred CDS: deleted 1 base in 1 codon) → MCPFGCHCHLRVVQCSDLGLKTVPKEISPDTTLLDLQNNDISELRKDDFKGLQHLYALVLVNNKISKIHEKAFSPLRKLQKLYISKNHLVEIPPNLPSSLVELRIHDNRIRKVPKGVFSGLRNMNCIEMGGNPLENSGFEPGAFDGLKLNYLRISEAKLTGIPKDLPETLNELHLDHNKIQAIELEDLLRYSKLYRLGLGHNQIRMIENGSLSFLPTLRELHLDNNKLSRVPAGLPDLKLLQVVYLHSNNITKVGINDFCPMGFGVKRAYYNGISLFNNPVPYWEVQPATFRCVTDRLAIQFGNYKK